A region from the Brassica napus cultivar Da-Ae chromosome C8, Da-Ae, whole genome shotgun sequence genome encodes:
- the LOC125591513 gene encoding uncharacterized protein LOC125591513 gives MAETTPLKRHREEETLAEEETNKRQKPSSSSFSSYNDQILCLLDDSDELNLPNNDLTSFINALQQDISPDDQNGVVSGVSNVEDSSTSCVSSKEDDVDEENKEKVMQHLLEASDDELGLPNNEFGESNYEMIKNESSQDYVYGDSLLDGFGDAFWELEDEAANYYTLLQSQLFL, from the coding sequence ATGGCTGAAACAACTCCATTAAAGCGCCACCGAGAAGAAGAAACCCTAGCCGAAGAAGAAACCAATAAACGACAAAAGCCCTCCTCATCATCTTTTTCCTCATACAATGACCAGATTCTCTGTCTCCTTGACGATTCAGACGAACTTAACCTACCCAACAACGACCTAACTTCTTTTATAAACGCTCTACAGCAAGATATCTCACCAGATGACCAAAACGGTGTCGTTTCTGGAGTCTCCAACGTGGAAGATTCGTCGACTTCGTGTGTTTCCTCGAAGGAAGACGATGTTGATGAAGAGAACAAGGAGAAAGTCATGCAGCATCTTTTGGAAGCTTCTGACGACGAACTAGGGCTTCCTAACAACGAATTTGGCGAGAGTAATTATgagatgattaagaatgaatCTAGTCAAGATTATGTTTATGGAGATAGTTTGTTAGATGGGTTTGGTGATGCGTTTTGGGAGCTTGAAGATGAAGCTGCTAATTATTACACGTTGCTCCAGTCTCAGCTGTTCTTGTAG